A genomic segment from Deinococcus sp. YIM 77859 encodes:
- a CDS encoding M20 family metallopeptidase, with protein sequence MEGMQPDLAAMLADLRTLVELESPSTDVVAVNRVMDAVEGWARDLGAETRALPGGTRRFQFGVEAGARPLLVLMHADTVWPQGTLAAMPFRVEGERAYGPGTYDMKAGIVGAFHALRALGGRWPVGGVQVLLTPDEEIGSLSSREHIEAAARGARAVLVVEPPVAGSHALKVGRKGVGDFVLTFHGVASHAGNKPEEGASAITAAARAVLEVEALARPEVGTTVSVGLIRGGTATNVIPPECVLEVDVRVSTLAEGERITRAIQALRPQDARVRLTVTGGLNRPPFERGPGTEGLFARAQALARELGFEISGEVVGGGSDGNFTAPLTPTLDGLGAPGDGAHAAHEHVRLDRWPDHVRLLTRLMQEL encoded by the coding sequence ATGGAGGGCATGCAGCCTGACCTTGCGGCGATGCTCGCCGACCTGCGAACCCTGGTGGAGCTCGAATCGCCCTCGACCGACGTTGTCGCTGTGAACCGCGTGATGGATGCGGTGGAGGGCTGGGCACGTGATCTGGGGGCGGAGACCCGCGCCCTGCCCGGCGGCACCCGCCGCTTTCAGTTTGGGGTGGAGGCGGGAGCTCGGCCCCTGCTCGTGCTGATGCATGCCGATACGGTCTGGCCGCAGGGCACGCTGGCGGCCATGCCGTTTCGGGTGGAGGGGGAGCGGGCCTACGGTCCGGGCACCTACGACATGAAGGCCGGAATCGTGGGGGCCTTTCATGCTCTGCGGGCTCTGGGTGGCAGGTGGCCTGTGGGCGGCGTGCAGGTGCTGCTTACGCCTGATGAGGAAATCGGCAGCCTCAGCAGCCGCGAGCACATCGAGGCGGCGGCGCGGGGGGCGCGGGCGGTGCTTGTCGTCGAGCCGCCCGTCGCTGGCAGCCACGCGCTGAAAGTGGGGCGCAAGGGTGTGGGCGACTTCGTGCTGACCTTTCACGGCGTCGCTTCCCACGCGGGGAACAAGCCCGAAGAGGGGGCGAGCGCGATCACCGCAGCCGCCCGCGCGGTGCTGGAGGTCGAGGCCCTCGCCCGCCCGGAGGTGGGCACCACCGTCAGCGTCGGTCTGATTCGTGGGGGGACCGCCACGAATGTGATTCCCCCAGAGTGTGTTCTGGAAGTCGATGTGCGTGTTTCCACCCTGGCGGAGGGCGAGCGCATCACCAGGGCCATCCAGGCCCTACGGCCACAAGACGCGCGCGTGCGGCTTACCGTAACGGGCGGCCTGAACCGTCCTCCCTTCGAGCGGGGTCCCGGGACGGAGGGGCTTTTCGCGCGTGCGCAGGCCCTTGCCCGCGAGCTGGGCTTCGAGATCAGCGGTGAGGTGGTGGGGGGCGGCAGCGACGGCAACTTCACTGCACCCCTCACGCCCACGCTGGACGGTCTGGGAGCGCCCGGCGACGGTGCTCATGCCGCCCATGAACACGTTCGTCTCGACCGCTGGCCGGACCATGTGCGGCTGCTGACCCGGCTGATGCAGGAGCTCTAG
- a CDS encoding S9 family peptidase gives MTSFQRAVPGPESLLALSFPSDPQLSPEGHRVAFVLTRVEEETPHQPDPDFPKPRYRSHLWLSAGGEARQLTRGEGRDSSPRWSPDGMTLAFVREGGGEKAQLFLLPLTGGEAQRVTRFRGGVQDVQWSPDGRWLSFLSTGDDEDRRDERGEARVITRPRPRFNGRDWLPERPARLWRYDLTTGELHEWLTPTVEVTTYAWWPDSRGVLLVSSATEEDAVQWRQEVDTLDLDGKRTRLTRWNSAIGTVLPHPDGVRFALVGRPEGKGSPEDPHLFLVEGDGRWRRLDAGWDRPIGNLVGGDCHVGAFPERPVWLDDETLLVLSTVGGSCGLFRVGLDGTVTPQDHDPQTVISAFTARGGGVALIRERADRFPEVELNGVRVTELQSCLPFPARTPQRVTFFNELGEGEGWVLLPDGDAPAPAVLSIHGGPHTAYGHAFMHEFQLLAAHGYAVCYSNPRGSAGYGQSWSSAIFGRWGTVDMADLLAFLDACLAASPALDSGRTAVMGGSYGGYMTNWITGHTDRFRAAITDRSICNLLSFGGTSDIGMRFWDDELGLNFHRSADAPRLWDMSPLKYVEQVRTPTLIVHSVLDHRCPIEQAEQWYAALRLHGVPVRFVRFPGEDHELSRSGRPDRRLKRLEEYLAWLETWLQATEPREQRATETTA, from the coding sequence ATGACCTCATTTCAGCGTGCTGTTCCCGGCCCCGAGAGCCTGCTCGCCCTTTCATTCCCCTCCGATCCTCAGCTCAGCCCGGAGGGCCACCGCGTCGCCTTTGTCCTGACGCGGGTGGAGGAGGAAACCCCGCACCAACCTGACCCCGACTTCCCAAAGCCCCGGTACCGGTCACACCTGTGGCTCTCGGCGGGTGGAGAGGCCCGGCAACTGACCCGGGGAGAGGGCCGCGACAGCTCACCGCGCTGGTCCCCAGACGGGATGACCCTCGCTTTTGTGCGTGAGGGGGGCGGGGAAAAGGCACAACTGTTCCTGCTGCCGCTCACGGGAGGTGAGGCGCAGCGGGTGACACGCTTTCGGGGCGGCGTGCAAGACGTACAGTGGAGCCCGGACGGGCGCTGGCTGAGTTTCCTGAGCACGGGAGACGACGAGGACCGGCGCGACGAACGGGGTGAGGCGCGCGTCATCACCCGACCCCGCCCCCGCTTCAATGGGCGCGACTGGCTGCCCGAACGGCCCGCTCGCCTCTGGCGCTATGACCTCACCACAGGAGAGCTGCACGAGTGGCTGACGCCCACCGTAGAGGTCACAACCTACGCCTGGTGGCCCGACAGCCGCGGCGTCCTGCTCGTTTCGAGCGCGACCGAGGAGGATGCCGTGCAGTGGCGGCAGGAGGTGGACACGCTGGATCTGGACGGCAAGCGCACTCGCCTCACCCGCTGGAACTCGGCCATTGGAACGGTTCTTCCCCACCCAGACGGCGTGCGCTTTGCGCTGGTCGGCCGCCCCGAGGGGAAGGGCAGCCCCGAAGACCCGCACCTCTTTCTGGTGGAGGGAGATGGGCGCTGGCGGCGGCTGGATGCGGGTTGGGACCGCCCCATCGGCAATCTGGTCGGCGGTGACTGCCATGTGGGGGCCTTTCCCGAGCGGCCCGTATGGCTAGACGACGAGACCCTGCTGGTCCTGAGCACGGTGGGCGGCTCCTGCGGCCTGTTCCGAGTGGGGCTGGACGGCACCGTCACCCCCCAGGACCATGATCCTCAGACCGTTATTTCTGCCTTTACTGCGCGGGGAGGCGGCGTGGCCCTGATCCGCGAGCGGGCAGACCGCTTTCCGGAGGTAGAACTCAATGGCGTCCGAGTGACGGAGCTGCAAAGCTGCCTCCCCTTCCCGGCCCGCACGCCGCAGCGCGTGACCTTTTTCAATGAGCTGGGGGAGGGCGAGGGCTGGGTGCTGCTCCCGGACGGAGACGCTCCCGCGCCCGCCGTGCTGAGTATTCACGGGGGGCCACACACCGCCTACGGGCACGCCTTTATGCACGAATTTCAGCTCCTTGCGGCGCACGGCTACGCGGTGTGCTACAGCAATCCGCGGGGCAGCGCGGGCTACGGGCAAAGCTGGTCGTCGGCCATCTTCGGCCGCTGGGGCACGGTGGACATGGCAGACCTCTTGGCTTTTTTGGATGCCTGCCTCGCAGCCTCCCCGGCCCTCGACTCGGGGCGGACGGCGGTGATGGGCGGCAGCTACGGCGGCTACATGACCAACTGGATCACCGGGCACACCGACCGCTTTAGAGCGGCGATCACCGACCGCAGCATCTGCAACCTGCTCTCGTTCGGGGGCACCTCCGACATCGGCATGCGCTTCTGGGACGATGAGTTGGGCCTCAACTTCCACCGCAGCGCCGACGCCCCACGGCTCTGGGACATGAGCCCACTGAAATACGTCGAGCAGGTTCGCACGCCCACCCTGATCGTTCACTCGGTCCTCGACCACCGCTGCCCCATCGAGCAGGCCGAGCAGTGGTACGCAGCGCTGCGTCTTCACGGCGTTCCCGTGCGCTTTGTGCGCTTCCCCGGCGAGGACCACGAGCTGTCACGCTCGGGCCGCCCGGACCGCCGCCTCAAACGGCTCGAGGAATACCTCGCGTGGCTCGAGACGTGGTTGCAGGCCACAGAACCCCGTGAGCAGCGAGCGACCGAGACGACGGCTTAG
- a CDS encoding ABC transporter substrate-binding protein: MTRALSLLTLLAAATACAQSTPRTVTIGLGYIPNVQFTPFYVADRLGYYRAEGLNVKFQHGYVSELMPLLLQGKLDFIVGDPEDAIFARNQGAPVRYIMAMYQKAPITVLSLKPLNRAADLKGKTLGIPGTFGSSYAATRALLESAGLQEGRDVRLAPIGFTQLEAVRAGRVDAAVGYVNNEVVQLRQAGQKVYTLDPSSAYPMVGAGLITLDKTLKGDLARKVVRASQRGLKFTVADPARAYRIAQPVFGAGGGSLEVLRASTPLIESAYTRANGLGASDPAAWAKAVAALVRQGSLPGGTKAENFYTNSLVSKTVR, translated from the coding sequence ATGACGCGTGCCCTCTCTCTCCTGACCCTGCTGGCAGCCGCTACGGCCTGCGCGCAGAGCACGCCCCGCACCGTGACCATCGGCCTGGGGTACATCCCCAACGTGCAGTTCACGCCCTTCTATGTCGCGGACCGGCTGGGCTACTACCGCGCCGAGGGGCTGAACGTGAAGTTCCAGCACGGCTACGTTTCGGAGCTGATGCCGCTCCTGCTTCAGGGCAAGCTCGACTTCATCGTGGGCGACCCCGAGGACGCCATCTTTGCCCGGAACCAGGGCGCGCCCGTGCGGTACATCATGGCGATGTACCAAAAGGCCCCGATCACCGTCTTGAGCCTCAAGCCCCTGAACCGGGCTGCGGACCTCAAAGGCAAGACGCTGGGCATTCCCGGCACCTTTGGCAGCAGCTACGCCGCGACGCGCGCCCTGCTGGAGAGCGCGGGCCTGCAAGAAGGCCGTGACGTGCGCCTCGCCCCCATCGGCTTTACCCAGCTCGAGGCCGTGCGGGCTGGCCGGGTAGACGCCGCTGTAGGCTACGTGAATAACGAGGTCGTACAACTCCGGCAGGCCGGGCAAAAGGTGTACACGCTTGACCCCAGCAGCGCGTACCCGATGGTTGGCGCAGGTCTCATCACCCTCGACAAGACCCTGAAGGGCGACCTGGCCCGCAAGGTCGTACGCGCCTCGCAGCGCGGCCTGAAGTTTACGGTCGCAGACCCCGCCCGCGCCTATAGGATCGCGCAGCCGGTCTTCGGAGCGGGCGGCGGTTCGCTGGAGGTCCTGCGGGCCAGCACACCGCTGATCGAGAGCGCCTACACCCGAGCCAACGGCCTGGGGGCCAGCGACCCCGCCGCCTGGGCCAAGGCCGTTGCCGCGCTGGTTCGGCAGGGCAGTCTGCCCGGCGGCACAAAGGCCGAAAACTTCTACACCAACAGCCTGGTCAGCAAGACGGTGCGCTGA
- a CDS encoding DUF2795 domain-containing protein translates to MAKINPIQLQKHLRGVDYPASKRDLVAAAERNGADEDMRAALNALPDEEYQTPADVSRALGDNGGGDDESPEGRGHRGHKDQDDRPERDGDRDEDAGINPIQLQKHLRGVDYPASKRALIEAAEHNGADENVRAALGRLSDEEYQKPSDVSRALGDLLGGDKDSR, encoded by the coding sequence ATGGCAAAGATCAACCCGATCCAGCTTCAAAAGCACCTCAGGGGCGTGGACTACCCGGCCAGCAAGCGGGACCTCGTGGCGGCGGCCGAACGCAACGGCGCGGATGAGGACATGCGCGCGGCCCTGAACGCGCTTCCCGACGAGGAATACCAGACCCCCGCCGACGTGAGCCGGGCCCTTGGCGACAACGGGGGAGGTGACGATGAGAGCCCGGAAGGTCGCGGGCACAGAGGCCATAAGGACCAAGACGACCGACCGGAGCGGGACGGCGACCGAGACGAGGACGCGGGAATCAATCCCATTCAGCTTCAGAAGCATCTCAGGGGCGTGGATTATCCGGCCAGCAAGCGGGCCCTGATCGAGGCCGCCGAGCACAACGGCGCGGATGAGAACGTGCGCGCAGCCCTAGGCCGCCTTTCCGACGAGGAATACCAGAAGCCCTCTGACGTCAGCCGGGCCCTGGGTGACCTCCTAGGGGGCGACAAAGACAGCAGATAA